A region from the Vibrio rumoiensis genome encodes:
- a CDS encoding HAD family hydrolase, protein MQAKNIKNVVFDIGNVIVRWSPIEITRLTFGEVNDLQQRSNSIFQSDIWLDLNKGKITESEAKKRYQQSIALSESECDQLFYYVKQTQILLYGSIDLLKRVKAAGYRVYALTDNVTDIVEHLKSTYSFWSEFDGTIVSVDLGILKPQPEIYHALFNQYALEPKETVFIDDMPNNVKGAESTGMYAIQFINSSQCEKSLKTLGLLF, encoded by the coding sequence ATGCAAGCAAAGAACATCAAAAATGTCGTATTTGATATTGGTAATGTCATAGTACGCTGGTCACCAATAGAAATCACACGCCTAACATTTGGCGAGGTAAATGATCTTCAACAACGCTCTAATTCCATTTTCCAAAGTGATATTTGGCTAGATTTAAATAAAGGGAAAATCACTGAATCAGAAGCCAAAAAACGTTATCAACAATCTATTGCGCTTTCTGAATCAGAATGTGACCAACTTTTTTATTATGTAAAACAGACTCAAATCTTATTGTATGGGTCAATAGACTTACTCAAGCGAGTGAAAGCCGCTGGCTATAGGGTTTATGCACTGACCGATAACGTCACCGATATTGTCGAACACCTAAAATCTACTTACTCTTTCTGGTCTGAATTTGATGGTACGATCGTATCGGTAGATCTAGGCATCTTGAAACCTCAACCAGAGATCTACCATGCACTATTCAATCAATATGCATTAGAGCCGAAAGAAACGGTATTTATCGACGACATGCCTAATAATGTCAAAGGTGCGGAAAGCACGGGTATGTATGCCATTCAGTTTATCAACTCAAGTCAATGTGAGAAATCTTTAAAAACACTGGGGTTGCTGTTTTAA
- a CDS encoding IS30 family transposase: MNYQQLTEGRRYQISALLEQGISISEIAKTVKCHRSTLYRELRRCGTKEQYSPDTAQQLSRAKRLNASKYRVPQQRVEFIEFLITQDWSPEQISHVLTRIGEKVSHEWIYRFIACNKRQGGKLFRHLRQGHKRYRRGKKDKAPAIKNAISIDERPKDVDNRTRFGDWEIDTVLGKHGTGAIVTILERATRFYLVKKVPSKSAEDVTRATIDLLRPYKRFVHTITADNGREFAGHMEVAQALETDVYFAHPYSSWERGANENANGLLRQYIKKGTDLRSVSDDEVERAQLRINYRPKKCLGFKQPAVIFSKMMLAA; this comes from the coding sequence ATGAATTATCAGCAGTTGACCGAGGGAAGACGATACCAGATTTCTGCCCTTTTAGAACAGGGAATTTCAATTTCTGAAATTGCCAAAACCGTAAAATGTCACCGCTCAACTCTCTATAGAGAGTTGAGACGATGCGGTACAAAAGAACAATATTCACCAGATACAGCCCAGCAACTATCTAGGGCAAAGCGATTAAACGCATCTAAGTATCGAGTACCGCAACAACGTGTGGAATTTATTGAGTTTTTAATAACGCAAGACTGGAGTCCAGAGCAAATATCTCACGTTCTTACTCGTATTGGAGAAAAAGTCAGTCATGAATGGATTTACCGTTTTATTGCCTGCAATAAACGGCAAGGCGGTAAACTGTTTCGTCATTTACGCCAAGGTCATAAACGCTATAGAAGAGGCAAGAAAGATAAAGCTCCCGCAATAAAAAATGCCATTTCAATAGATGAAAGACCCAAAGATGTCGATAATCGTACACGTTTTGGTGATTGGGAAATTGATACAGTTCTTGGTAAACATGGTACGGGCGCTATTGTCACAATCTTAGAGCGAGCCACACGGTTTTATTTAGTAAAAAAAGTGCCTTCAAAATCAGCAGAAGATGTGACCAGAGCGACGATAGACTTATTACGGCCATACAAACGATTTGTTCATACTATAACGGCCGATAATGGCAGAGAATTTGCGGGTCATATGGAAGTAGCACAAGCCTTAGAAACCGATGTGTATTTTGCTCACCCTTATAGTTCTTGGGAGCGCGGTGCTAATGAAAATGCTAATGGCCTGTTGAGACAATATATCAAGAAAGGAACAGATTTACGGTCGGTGAGTGATGATGAAGTTGAGCGAGCCCAACTTCGGATAAATTATCGTCCAAAGAAGTGTTTAGGGTTCAAGCAACCAGCCGTCATTTTTAGCAAAATGATGTTGGCTGCTTGA
- a CDS encoding sugar transporter gives MTERVPRHQQYLQVLAMGFSAFIFNTTEFVPVGILTDIAQSFDITTAKVGWMLTIYAWVVALFSLPLMLLTRKVERKTLLLCLFGVFSASHILSVVAWSFPVLVISRIGIALSHAIFWSIAAAIAIRVAPAGKKTFALSVLATGTSLAMVLGVPLGRLIGQWFGWRTTFAVIGFVAFVMMLLLAKLLPKLPSVSAGNLKSLAAVFKKPVLIGAYLFTFLVFTAHYSSYSYIEPFMHQVGQANSYFTTFLLLLFGGAGIVGSVMFGIWGEKHNTLMLVGSGILLVICMILLSLVAQSAWGISGLIFVWGVVMMLVPVTMQVKVFNIDNDAFEVIMSMYSGIINLGIGAGALLGGKVIIHLGLPNVGYVASVIGLVSMLVLASLLRKYPILR, from the coding sequence ATGACCGAAAGAGTGCCTCGTCATCAACAATATTTACAAGTATTGGCGATGGGTTTTAGTGCTTTTATCTTTAATACCACTGAGTTTGTGCCTGTTGGCATTTTAACGGATATCGCTCAGAGCTTTGATATTACTACCGCGAAAGTGGGCTGGATGTTGACGATTTATGCTTGGGTGGTGGCGCTATTCTCACTGCCTTTAATGCTACTGACTCGCAAAGTTGAGCGTAAGACATTACTACTGTGCTTATTTGGCGTGTTTTCTGCCAGCCATATTCTGTCAGTAGTTGCATGGAGCTTTCCTGTCTTGGTGATAAGCCGTATAGGCATTGCCCTTTCTCATGCCATTTTTTGGTCGATAGCCGCTGCGATTGCAATACGAGTCGCTCCAGCGGGTAAGAAGACTTTTGCACTGAGTGTATTAGCGACAGGTACTTCTTTAGCAATGGTGCTTGGTGTACCGCTTGGACGTTTGATTGGTCAATGGTTTGGCTGGCGAACAACTTTTGCCGTGATTGGTTTCGTCGCTTTTGTCATGATGCTGCTACTCGCGAAATTATTGCCTAAGTTACCAAGTGTATCAGCCGGGAATCTAAAAAGCTTAGCGGCGGTATTTAAGAAGCCAGTATTGATTGGTGCCTACTTATTCACCTTCTTAGTCTTTACGGCACACTATTCTAGTTACAGTTATATCGAACCTTTTATGCATCAAGTTGGCCAAGCCAATAGCTACTTTACGACTTTCTTACTGCTATTGTTTGGCGGTGCAGGAATTGTGGGGAGTGTGATGTTCGGTATCTGGGGTGAAAAACATAACACTTTGATGCTAGTTGGGAGCGGTATTTTACTGGTGATATGCATGATATTACTTAGTCTTGTCGCTCAGTCAGCGTGGGGCATCAGTGGTTTGATTTTCGTCTGGGGTGTTGTGATGATGCTAGTACCGGTGACGATGCAAGTGAAAGTATTCAACATTGATAATGATGCATTTGAAGTCATCATGTCGATGTACTCAGGCATTATTAATTTAGGTATTGGAGCGGGGGCATTGTTGGGAGGTAAAGTTATTATCCATCTAGGCTTACCCAATGTTGGTTATGTGGCCTCTGTCATCGGCTTAGTTTCAATGCTGGTTCTTGCCAGTTTATTACGTAAATATCCCATCTTGCGTTAA
- a CDS encoding oligogalacturonate-specific porin KdgM family protein, producing the protein MKKVFLITSAIMLASTAVNATAASLDYRHEYKFGTNQNADRIKIGGSTKTETGQHNYSVEMKFFGKTGNYAYNELERGDSEFVYSYKYNINEHWYIEPGMPITFGEDKTTYKPQVRVGYAFDSGIVAKLRYRHEFQDYTENKNNGDTWQKGKITANLDYTWNNMIQMTFEANYEISYEDEYKLWDDGKTGYDYDLKLGWKNSSNWRPYVQFGNVGVSSRTDQRQLRSRVGIVYSF; encoded by the coding sequence ATGAAAAAAGTATTCCTCATCACTTCAGCAATTATGCTTGCTTCTACTGCAGTAAACGCAACTGCAGCTTCTTTAGATTATCGACATGAATATAAGTTTGGCACAAACCAAAATGCTGATCGTATAAAAATTGGGGGTAGTACTAAAACCGAAACAGGCCAACACAACTACAGTGTTGAAATGAAATTTTTTGGTAAAACAGGTAACTATGCCTATAACGAATTAGAGCGTGGTGATTCTGAGTTTGTATACTCATATAAATACAACATCAATGAACACTGGTATATTGAACCTGGGATGCCTATCACCTTTGGTGAAGATAAAACCACCTATAAACCACAAGTTCGTGTTGGTTATGCATTTGATTCAGGTATCGTCGCTAAATTACGTTACCGCCATGAGTTTCAAGATTATACTGAAAATAAAAATAATGGAGATACATGGCAAAAAGGTAAAATCACCGCTAACTTGGATTATACATGGAATAACATGATCCAAATGACCTTTGAAGCCAACTATGAAATTTCTTATGAAGATGAATACAAACTATGGGATGATGGTAAAACCGGATATGATTATGATTTAAAACTTGGTTGGAAGAATTCATCAAACTGGCGTCCATATGTTCAATTTGGTAACGTTGGTGTCTCATCAAGAACAGACCAACGCCAATTACGTAGCCGTGTTGGTATAGTCTATAGCTTCTAA
- a CDS encoding AI-2E family transporter, translating to MKPIDEASRLFVNNMVESAIRIGLIFILVWGTYHIVQPFILPVLWGAIIAVALNPVVNMLTHRIRSNRTVAATIVTIVSIVILIVPFAMISTSIYDGLMYFTNMATSGELKNWTPNVEIKEWPFIGERLFEGLTYLTLHIKELMIQFLPQIKMVLTQMLSTFGSGLGSLIMFLLSLVIAGVFMAASEPISVVVTKVFERSAGDHGKNWANMLASIIRSVLVGVIGVAFIQSAIISAALFTFHIPAAGLISLLVLVLCIAQLPAILPLLPLFGYMYFTADTTSFIIFTVWGLLAGLADNLLKPLLMGRGSMVPMPIVVIGSLGGMMFAGIIGLFLGAVVLSLWWGVFTVWLGNEKADKVKQLAE from the coding sequence ATGAAACCCATTGATGAAGCATCTCGCCTGTTTGTTAATAACATGGTTGAGTCTGCCATCCGTATTGGTTTGATCTTTATTCTGGTGTGGGGCACGTACCACATTGTTCAACCTTTTATTTTACCGGTACTTTGGGGCGCGATCATTGCTGTGGCACTTAACCCTGTAGTGAATATGCTGACACATCGTATTCGCAGTAACCGAACCGTTGCTGCAACGATTGTGACGATTGTTAGCATTGTGATATTGATCGTACCATTCGCCATGATTTCAACGTCTATTTACGATGGTTTGATGTATTTCACCAATATGGCGACATCAGGAGAACTTAAAAATTGGACGCCAAATGTTGAAATCAAAGAATGGCCGTTCATTGGTGAACGCCTTTTTGAAGGCTTAACTTACTTAACACTGCATATTAAAGAGTTAATGATTCAGTTTTTGCCACAAATCAAAATGGTATTAACTCAAATGCTATCGACGTTTGGTAGCGGGTTAGGTAGCTTGATCATGTTCTTGCTATCACTGGTAATCGCGGGTGTGTTTATGGCGGCAAGTGAGCCTATTTCTGTTGTCGTAACGAAGGTATTTGAGCGCAGTGCTGGTGATCATGGTAAGAACTGGGCCAACATGCTTGCGAGCATAATTCGTAGTGTATTAGTGGGAGTGATTGGGGTAGCGTTTATTCAAAGCGCCATTATCAGTGCAGCCTTATTTACCTTTCATATACCGGCAGCAGGGCTGATAAGTTTACTGGTGTTAGTCTTATGCATTGCGCAATTACCCGCGATTTTACCCTTACTGCCATTGTTTGGTTATATGTACTTCACCGCTGATACCACTTCATTTATTATTTTTACTGTGTGGGGGCTATTAGCAGGCTTAGCCGATAATTTACTTAAACCATTATTAATGGGTCGTGGCTCCATGGTTCCCATGCCTATCGTGGTGATCGGCTCTCTAGGTGGAATGATGTTCGCTGGTATTATCGGCTTATTCCTAGGGGCCGTTGTTTTGTCTTTATGGTGGGGAGTATTCACCGTATGGTTAGGCAACGAGAAAGCAGATAAAGTGAAACAATTAGCAGAATAG
- a CDS encoding site-specific integrase, with the protein MGSVNVKNNKLYFDFRYLGQRCREYTQLENTKQNQKRMTLLLKRIEAEIITNAFDYSDYFPNSNNAKKFAELNGKKNESKSYHNAVASPRLAGFADIWFKEMEVEWRPSHQVSMRGILDSHILPRFGKKKISAITKQDILSFRTDLAKVQTRKGQALSPSRINHIMTPLRMMLNEAADRYEFTSPWKNIKALKVPRTEVDPFNLQEVEKIIQGAPKEFKNYYIIRFYTGLRTGEIDGLTWKQVDLERKQLTVSQSLVRGIISPVKTDGSYRTIDLADRVVQALIEHKQTCHSKQPFVFTNKKGLPLNYQVVSRSVWYPLLESVGLKARNPYQTRHTFATLLLAAGEAPEWIAHQMGHTTTTMLFRVYSRYVPNLTRRDGSAFEAFLALGGDL; encoded by the coding sequence ATGGGTTCAGTTAATGTTAAAAATAATAAGCTTTATTTTGATTTTCGATATTTAGGGCAACGTTGTAGGGAATACACACAATTAGAAAATACCAAGCAGAACCAGAAAAGAATGACTTTGTTATTAAAGCGCATTGAAGCCGAAATTATCACCAATGCCTTTGATTACTCTGATTACTTCCCAAACAGCAATAATGCCAAAAAGTTTGCTGAGCTCAACGGTAAGAAGAATGAATCGAAGTCTTATCATAATGCCGTTGCTTCACCACGACTCGCTGGGTTTGCTGATATCTGGTTTAAAGAAATGGAAGTGGAATGGCGGCCAAGCCACCAGGTTTCAATGCGGGGAATATTGGATTCTCATATATTGCCTCGATTTGGCAAAAAGAAGATCAGCGCCATCACTAAACAAGACATTCTATCTTTTCGAACCGATCTCGCCAAAGTTCAAACTCGAAAAGGTCAGGCTCTATCACCATCACGGATAAATCATATTATGACACCGCTACGAATGATGCTTAACGAAGCCGCCGATCGATATGAGTTTACGTCGCCTTGGAAAAATATTAAAGCCTTAAAAGTCCCAAGAACCGAAGTGGACCCATTTAATTTGCAAGAAGTGGAGAAAATCATCCAAGGTGCACCGAAGGAGTTTAAAAATTATTACATCATTCGTTTTTACACAGGACTGAGGACAGGTGAGATTGATGGTTTAACGTGGAAACAAGTCGATCTTGAGCGTAAACAGCTCACTGTCAGCCAAAGTTTGGTGCGAGGTATTATCAGTCCTGTAAAAACTGATGGTTCATATCGAACCATTGATTTGGCCGACCGTGTGGTTCAAGCCTTGATTGAACATAAACAAACGTGTCATTCCAAACAACCTTTTGTCTTTACCAACAAAAAAGGCTTACCGCTCAATTATCAAGTGGTCTCTCGGTCTGTCTGGTACCCACTACTGGAGTCGGTAGGGTTAAAAGCCAGAAACCCGTACCAAACTCGGCATACCTTTGCGACCTTACTGCTTGCTGCAGGGGAGGCGCCTGAGTGGATAGCGCATCAAATGGGGCATACAACCACCACCATGTTGTTTCGGGTGTACTCACGGTATGTGCCAAATCTCACGCGTCGTGATGGTAGTGCGTTTGAAGCCTTTTTAGCACTTGGAGGTGATTTGTGA
- a CDS encoding MFS transporter, whose protein sequence is MASAFKATFRSLKFFNYRLWAIGALVSNIGTWMQRTAQDWLVLTELTQHNATAVGIVMSLQFGPHALFLPFSGYIADQFDRRKVLIITQSLLALLPLLLGILTLTGHIELWHVYIFAFILGCTTAIDAPVRQTFVTELVSDKDLSNAVALNSTSFNSARMIGPSLAALLIAGIGTGWVFIVNALSFIGVIFSLFHFKLDELHPSTRSAKGPGALLKGFHYSWNRQDLRTIFFMLFMIGTFALNFPIFISTMAVKVFDVGVGQFGLLTTLMAVGSVAGALFSARSEGPNMGSLILGCSVLTIGFAIAAISPNYWLFGATLMLIGISVQTFNTSSNSLLQLTTEPSMRGRVIAIRMAIAMGCTPIGAPIVGWIADHYGPRWSLALGALSSAMAALIGGYYFYKQKQNNQHNT, encoded by the coding sequence ATGGCTTCGGCATTTAAAGCCACTTTTCGTTCTCTAAAATTCTTTAATTATCGCCTTTGGGCTATTGGTGCGTTAGTTTCTAACATTGGTACTTGGATGCAGCGTACTGCCCAAGATTGGTTAGTATTGACAGAATTAACTCAGCATAATGCCACTGCAGTCGGCATTGTGATGTCATTACAATTTGGCCCACACGCGTTATTTTTACCCTTTTCAGGCTATATTGCCGATCAGTTTGATCGCCGCAAAGTGTTGATTATCACTCAATCATTATTGGCTCTATTACCGTTATTGCTCGGCATTCTCACATTAACAGGCCATATTGAACTATGGCACGTGTATATTTTCGCTTTCATTCTAGGCTGTACCACCGCCATTGATGCCCCGGTAAGACAAACCTTTGTGACTGAACTCGTCAGCGATAAGGACCTTTCCAATGCCGTAGCACTCAACTCGACCTCATTTAATTCTGCCCGCATGATTGGCCCTTCTCTGGCAGCATTACTGATCGCGGGAATTGGGACTGGCTGGGTATTTATCGTTAACGCCCTTTCTTTTATTGGCGTCATTTTCTCGTTATTTCACTTTAAACTGGATGAATTGCATCCCAGCACTCGCAGCGCGAAAGGGCCAGGCGCGTTATTAAAAGGTTTCCACTACTCATGGAACCGGCAAGATCTGCGCACCATTTTCTTCATGCTATTTATGATTGGTACTTTCGCGCTTAACTTTCCGATATTCATTTCAACGATGGCGGTTAAGGTATTTGATGTTGGCGTTGGGCAATTCGGCTTATTAACCACATTAATGGCGGTAGGCTCGGTTGCCGGGGCATTATTTTCGGCTCGAAGTGAAGGGCCTAATATGGGCTCTTTGATTTTAGGTTGCAGTGTACTTACCATTGGTTTTGCTATTGCTGCAATTAGCCCAAATTATTGGTTATTTGGTGCTACCTTGATGTTAATCGGTATTTCAGTGCAAACGTTTAATACTTCAAGCAATAGCTTATTACAGCTGACCACCGAACCAAGCATGCGTGGCAGAGTGATTGCGATACGTATGGCAATAGCAATGGGTTGCACGCCAATTGGTGCCCCTATTGTAGGTTGGATAGCCGATCATTACGGCCCAAGGTGGTCACTCGCGTTAGGCGCATTAAGTAGTGCAATGGCGGCGTTGATTGGTGGGTATTACTTTTATAAGCAAAAACAAAACAATCAACACAACACTTAG
- a CDS encoding molybdopterin guanine dinucleotide-containing S/N-oxide reductase, with protein sequence MTGISRRRFLKGSGATAGALAIASIQPMPVFASEPKIGRTDGKILTAGRMGILLAEVKDGKLVKTTNALPQTVENHLQQTGPSQVHTRARIKYPMVRKGYLANPSNPQGVRGKDEYVRVSWEEAYKLVNEQHSRIRKTYGAEGIFAGSYGWHSSGALHDARTLLQRYMGLAGGYVGSLGDYSTGAAQVIMPYVVGSIEVYEQQTTYPVVMEHSDVVVLWGMNPINTLEIAWTAADGQGLEFFHQLKKSGKTVIAIDPIRSETIEFFGDNAQWIAPNPMTDVALAMGIAHTLVKNNKHDVKFIEKYTHGFNEFNAYLLGKTDGVVKDSAWAEKITGVPAKQIEVLADVFSKNRTMLMAGWGMQRQQFGEQRHWMIVTLAAMLGQIGLPGGGFGFSYHYSNGGNPARDAGILPSISSSINAGANAGGDTSSWLNTGEGVVNALPVARITEALENPGMQYQHNGHTLTYPDIKMVWWCGGGNFTHHQDTNRLARAWQKLELSVVSEIYWTAAAKHADIVLPINSSFERNDLTMVGDYSSQFLSPMKKAVESQYESKSDFDVFGDLSEHLFKGGRAVYTEGRDEMEWLNHFYQIAQKGGRNSRVAMPNFTHFWKENQYIEMKWNEKNAKFVRYAEFREDPTMNPLGTPSGKIEIYSKTLASYNLPDCPAHPTWLEPTEYTGSAKEGELQLMTAHSAYRLHSQFNYADIRKEYAIAGKEPILIHKDDAAKRGIKTGDVVRVFNQRGQVLAGADVTDRIKQGSVCIHEGAWPDFDPEIGICRNGGPNVLTLDIPASRLSNGCAANSALVKVEKWVGDALETHAFEPPKGADA encoded by the coding sequence ATGACTGGTATTTCACGCCGTAGATTTTTAAAAGGCTCAGGTGCTACTGCTGGTGCATTGGCGATTGCATCAATTCAACCTATGCCTGTATTTGCTTCAGAACCTAAAATTGGCCGTACTGACGGTAAAATTCTGACCGCTGGCCGTATGGGGATTTTACTTGCAGAAGTGAAAGATGGGAAATTAGTGAAAACCACTAATGCTCTTCCTCAAACAGTAGAAAACCATTTACAACAAACGGGTCCATCACAAGTTCATACCAGAGCTCGTATTAAGTACCCAATGGTACGTAAAGGTTATTTAGCTAACCCATCTAATCCACAAGGTGTTCGTGGTAAAGATGAATATGTCCGTGTTTCTTGGGAAGAAGCTTACAAGCTCGTCAATGAGCAGCATTCTCGCATCCGTAAAACATACGGTGCGGAAGGTATTTTTGCTGGCTCTTACGGTTGGCACTCAAGTGGCGCATTGCATGATGCTCGTACGTTGTTACAACGTTATATGGGGCTTGCTGGTGGTTATGTCGGTTCACTAGGTGACTACTCGACAGGTGCTGCTCAAGTTATCATGCCTTACGTTGTTGGTTCGATTGAAGTTTATGAGCAACAAACGACTTACCCTGTCGTCATGGAGCATTCTGATGTGGTTGTTCTTTGGGGAATGAACCCAATCAACACGCTTGAGATTGCTTGGACTGCAGCAGATGGCCAAGGCCTAGAATTCTTCCATCAGTTGAAAAAATCAGGCAAGACGGTTATTGCGATTGACCCGATTCGCTCTGAAACGATTGAATTCTTTGGTGATAATGCTCAGTGGATTGCACCAAACCCAATGACCGATGTGGCATTGGCGATGGGTATTGCTCATACGTTAGTGAAAAATAACAAGCATGATGTCAAATTCATTGAGAAGTACACGCATGGCTTCAATGAATTTAACGCCTACCTATTAGGTAAAACTGATGGTGTGGTTAAAGATTCAGCTTGGGCTGAGAAGATCACTGGTGTTCCAGCAAAACAAATCGAAGTATTAGCAGACGTATTCTCTAAAAACCGCACCATGTTAATGGCCGGTTGGGGTATGCAGCGTCAACAATTTGGTGAGCAACGTCACTGGATGATCGTGACACTTGCTGCAATGCTTGGCCAAATTGGTTTACCAGGTGGTGGTTTTGGTTTCTCTTACCACTACTCAAACGGTGGTAACCCTGCTCGTGATGCTGGTATCTTACCTTCTATTTCATCAAGCATTAATGCGGGTGCAAATGCGGGTGGCGACACGAGCTCTTGGCTTAACACTGGCGAAGGCGTAGTAAACGCTTTACCTGTTGCTCGTATTACTGAAGCGTTAGAAAACCCAGGCATGCAGTACCAACACAATGGTCATACTCTAACTTACCCTGACATCAAGATGGTTTGGTGGTGTGGTGGTGGTAACTTTACTCACCATCAAGATACCAACCGTTTAGCTCGTGCATGGCAAAAACTAGAGCTTTCTGTTGTTTCTGAAATTTACTGGACAGCAGCAGCGAAGCATGCAGATATCGTATTGCCAATTAACTCTAGTTTTGAACGTAATGATCTAACAATGGTTGGTGATTACAGTAGTCAATTCTTATCTCCGATGAAGAAAGCGGTAGAGTCTCAATATGAGTCTAAGAGTGACTTTGACGTGTTTGGTGATTTATCAGAGCACCTATTTAAGGGCGGTCGTGCCGTTTATACTGAAGGTCGTGATGAGATGGAATGGTTGAACCACTTCTATCAAATCGCTCAAAAAGGCGGTCGTAATTCTCGTGTAGCAATGCCGAACTTCACTCATTTCTGGAAAGAAAACCAGTATATTGAAATGAAGTGGAATGAGAAGAACGCTAAGTTTGTTCGTTACGCTGAGTTTAGAGAAGATCCAACGATGAACCCTCTTGGTACGCCAAGTGGTAAAATTGAGATCTATTCAAAAACATTGGCGAGCTATAACCTGCCCGATTGCCCAGCGCACCCAACATGGTTAGAGCCGACGGAATACACAGGTTCTGCTAAAGAAGGTGAGCTACAGTTAATGACCGCGCACTCTGCGTACCGTTTACACAGTCAGTTCAACTATGCTGATATCCGTAAAGAGTACGCAATTGCCGGTAAAGAGCCAATTCTGATCCACAAAGATGATGCGGCCAAACGTGGCATTAAAACTGGTGATGTGGTTCGTGTGTTTAACCAACGCGGTCAAGTTCTAGCCGGTGCTGATGTTACTGATCGTATCAAGCAAGGTTCAGTATGTATCCATGAAGGTGCATGGCCTGACTTTGATCCTGAAATTGGTATTTGCCGTAACGGTGGACCAAACGTACTGACGCTAGATATTCCAGCTTCTCGTTTATCAAACGGTTGTGCTGCAAACTCAGCGTTAGTAAAAGTTGAGAAGTGGGTCGGTGATGCGCTTGAAACTCATGCTTTTGAGCCACCAAAAGGTGCCGATGCTTAA
- a CDS encoding helix-turn-helix domain-containing protein, protein MITCNLSTLLGARKLKISDVVRETGINRSTITRLYHETNNRIDFDTLEKLCRFLDCEVGELLEVTDSEDSD, encoded by the coding sequence ATGATTACTTGTAATCTCTCAACTTTGTTGGGTGCTCGAAAATTAAAAATATCTGACGTTGTAAGGGAAACTGGAATTAACAGAAGTACGATTACTCGCCTCTATCATGAAACAAATAATCGTATTGATTTTGATACTCTTGAGAAACTGTGTCGATTTTTAGATTGTGAGGTCGGTGAACTTTTAGAAGTGACGGATTCAGAAGATTCCGATTAG